In the Paraburkholderia acidisoli genome, one interval contains:
- a CDS encoding PTS sugar transporter subunit IIA, with protein MATQLGAFIDPDVIVLQSDARTSEDVIRLLAAKLEARGYVKPSYADATVARERELPTGLMLEGEHHVAVPHTDPHHVLRAGVAIATLRSPVVFANMEDPDENVPVRIVFLLAINNKDQQIETLQAIIATIQDAGKVERLTAATTLDEAKAVFG; from the coding sequence ATGGCCACGCAACTGGGCGCGTTTATCGACCCCGATGTGATCGTTCTGCAAAGTGACGCCCGCACCAGCGAGGACGTCATCCGCCTGCTGGCCGCGAAGCTCGAAGCGCGCGGCTACGTGAAACCGAGTTACGCCGACGCCACCGTGGCGCGCGAGCGCGAGCTGCCCACCGGCCTCATGCTCGAAGGCGAGCACCATGTGGCCGTGCCGCATACGGACCCGCATCATGTGCTGCGCGCGGGTGTGGCCATTGCCACGCTGCGATCGCCGGTGGTGTTCGCGAACATGGAAGACCCCGACGAGAACGTGCCGGTACGCATTGTGTTCCTGCTCGCCATCAACAACAAAGACCAGCAGATCGAAACGCTGCAGGCGATCATCGCCACGATTCAGGACGCCGGCAAAGTCGAGCGGCTGACCGCCGCGACCACCCTGGACGAAGCGAAAGCCGTATTCGGTTAA
- a CDS encoding PTS galactitol transporter subunit IIC yields MDVILTQIKAAIDALGPTVLLPIVIFVIALVLGAKAGKAFRAAVTIGVAFIGINLVLGLMFTSIGQVAQAIVTNTGIRRDILDVGWPSAAAIAFGSSVGLWVIPVAIAVNIALLLLRWTRTLNVDVWNFWHFAFVGSLVVAATDNLAYGIAVAAAVAALSLLFADWSARAVQQFYDVPGVSVPHLASAQILPIAIILNWVLDRIPGINKININTETIERRFGVFGEPVVLGLVLGLVLGVIAFYNAGSLDVVLAKILSTGMTLAAVMLLLPRMVKVLMEGLLPVSDAAQEFVRKRTGDRELLVGLDSAILIGHPSAISSSLILVPIAIILSVVLPGNRVILFADLAVIPFIVAMTAPLVKGNVFRMVVIGTVTLAIGFYVANALAPLFTHAAVASGFKLPKDALQITSVVDGFLWVPYVIITAIQWLGVGGIVLLFIVIAAAFAIYRRNSPGWEHAAGADEVEQGTIEVGS; encoded by the coding sequence ATGGACGTCATTCTCACGCAGATAAAAGCCGCAATCGACGCATTAGGTCCCACGGTATTGCTGCCCATCGTGATTTTCGTGATCGCGCTGGTATTGGGCGCGAAAGCCGGCAAGGCATTTCGCGCGGCGGTCACGATCGGGGTGGCGTTCATCGGTATCAATCTCGTGCTGGGTTTGATGTTCACCTCGATCGGCCAGGTCGCGCAGGCCATCGTCACGAATACCGGTATTCGCCGCGATATTCTCGACGTGGGCTGGCCTTCGGCTGCCGCCATCGCGTTCGGTTCCTCGGTCGGGTTGTGGGTGATTCCCGTGGCGATTGCCGTGAATATCGCGCTGCTGCTGTTGCGCTGGACGCGCACGTTGAACGTGGACGTGTGGAACTTCTGGCACTTCGCCTTCGTGGGGTCGCTGGTGGTCGCGGCCACCGACAACCTCGCCTATGGCATTGCCGTGGCCGCCGCCGTGGCCGCGCTCTCGCTGCTGTTCGCCGACTGGTCCGCGCGTGCCGTGCAGCAGTTCTACGACGTGCCGGGCGTCTCGGTGCCGCACCTGGCCTCCGCGCAGATCCTGCCTATCGCCATCATCCTCAACTGGGTGCTCGACCGCATTCCCGGCATCAACAAGATCAACATCAACACGGAAACCATCGAACGCCGCTTCGGTGTATTCGGCGAGCCGGTGGTGCTGGGTCTCGTGCTCGGCCTCGTGCTGGGCGTGATCGCGTTTTACAACGCGGGCTCGCTCGACGTGGTGCTGGCGAAGATCCTCAGCACCGGCATGACGCTGGCCGCCGTCATGCTGTTGTTGCCGCGCATGGTGAAGGTGCTGATGGAAGGTCTCTTGCCCGTGTCCGACGCCGCGCAGGAGTTCGTGCGCAAGCGCACCGGCGACCGCGAATTGCTGGTCGGTCTCGACTCGGCCATTCTGATCGGTCATCCCTCGGCGATCTCGTCCTCGCTGATTCTCGTGCCCATCGCCATTATTTTGTCGGTGGTGCTGCCGGGAAATCGCGTGATCCTGTTCGCCGATCTCGCCGTGATCCCGTTCATCGTCGCCATGACCGCGCCGCTCGTCAAAGGCAACGTGTTCCGCATGGTCGTGATCGGCACGGTCACGCTCGCCATCGGTTTCTACGTGGCGAACGCACTGGCGCCGCTGTTCACGCACGCGGCCGTGGCTTCCGGTTTCAAGCTGCCGAAGGACGCGCTGCAGATCACCTCGGTCGTGGACGGCTTCCTGTGGGTGCCGTATGTGATCATCACGGCGATTCAATGGCTGGGCGTGGGCGGCATCGTGCTGCTGTTCATCGTCATTGCGGCGGCGTTCGCGATCTACCGGCGCAACTCGCCGGGCTGGGAGCATGCTGCGGGCGCGGACGAGGTGGAACAGGGTACGATCGAGGTTGGCTCGTAA
- a CDS encoding DUF1330 domain-containing protein, giving the protein MAAYWIAHVNVLDPEQYKGYTDIAPLAFKKYDAVFLARGGASEVLEGEPFARHVVIQFKDMETALACYRSPEYQEAKSKRDGHCVAQISIVEGLAG; this is encoded by the coding sequence ATGGCTGCGTACTGGATCGCTCATGTCAACGTGCTGGACCCCGAGCAATACAAGGGCTACACCGACATCGCCCCGCTGGCGTTCAAGAAGTACGACGCCGTGTTTCTCGCCCGCGGCGGCGCTTCCGAAGTGCTCGAAGGCGAGCCGTTCGCGCGTCACGTGGTGATCCAGTTCAAGGACATGGAGACGGCGCTCGCGTGCTATCGCTCGCCCGAGTATCAGGAAGCGAAGAGTAAGCGCGACGGCCATTGCGTCGCACAGATCTCGATCGTCGAAGGACTGGCAGGCTGA
- a CDS encoding amino acid synthesis family protein produces MSLIRKSILHVENVFVDGAKAAAKPLKLIGAAAIIKNPWAGRGYVEDLSPAIRELAPQLSEHLTKLILDEAGSGEAVEAFGKSAIVGLDGELEHASALIHTLHFGNTYRSAVGAKSYLAFNNTRGPANAPLLIPMMDKNDEGRRSHYLTLQFAIADAPAADEIVIAIGGATGGRPHHRIGDRYKDLAELGNDLNNPAAVK; encoded by the coding sequence ATGAGCCTGATTCGCAAATCCATTCTCCACGTCGAAAACGTCTTCGTGGACGGCGCCAAAGCTGCCGCGAAGCCGCTGAAGTTGATCGGCGCGGCGGCCATCATCAAGAACCCGTGGGCGGGCCGCGGCTATGTGGAAGACCTCTCGCCGGCCATCCGCGAACTGGCGCCGCAATTGAGCGAGCACCTCACGAAGCTGATCCTCGACGAAGCGGGTTCGGGCGAAGCGGTCGAGGCATTCGGCAAGAGCGCCATCGTCGGCCTCGACGGCGAACTGGAACACGCGTCGGCGCTCATCCACACGCTGCACTTCGGCAACACCTACCGCTCGGCCGTGGGCGCCAAGTCGTATCTCGCGTTCAACAACACGCGCGGCCCGGCGAATGCGCCGCTGCTGATTCCGATGATGGACAAGAACGACGAAGGCCGCCGCTCGCACTACTTGACGCTGCAGTTCGCGATCGCCGACGCACCGGCCGCCGACGAAATCGTCATCGCCATCGGCGGCGCCACGGGCGGCCGTCCGCATCACCGCATCGGCGATCGTTACAAAGACCTTGCAGAACTCGGAAATGACCTCAACAACCCTGCCGCTGTCAAATAA
- a CDS encoding alpha/beta fold hydrolase, which translates to MTSTTLPLSNNRVAHYVEQGHGEPLVLIHGVGMQAGAWYPQMSELSRDFRVIAVDMPGHGASTALDANAGLQQFVAWAIEFIEALNAGPVNLAGHSMGSLIAAGVAVTRPDLVKRVAVLNGVYRRTGEARDAVLQRAAELRSGTIDIETPLKRWFNAEEAQQVAAQRVEAWLKSVDLAGYATAYTAFARGDEVYADGWHSIACPALVLTGSDDPNSTPEMARQMAEAAHQGRAVVIDNERHMVNLTAPEAVNRALRAWLDTEPLAETLKSEV; encoded by the coding sequence ATGACCTCAACAACCCTGCCGCTGTCAAATAATCGCGTTGCGCATTACGTCGAGCAGGGCCACGGCGAACCGCTGGTCCTGATTCACGGCGTGGGCATGCAGGCGGGCGCGTGGTATCCGCAAATGAGCGAGCTATCGCGCGACTTTCGCGTGATCGCCGTCGACATGCCGGGCCACGGCGCGAGCACGGCGCTCGATGCGAACGCCGGCCTGCAGCAGTTCGTGGCGTGGGCGATCGAGTTCATCGAGGCGCTGAACGCCGGTCCCGTGAATCTCGCGGGGCACTCGATGGGCTCGCTGATCGCGGCGGGCGTCGCGGTCACGCGGCCCGATCTGGTCAAGCGTGTGGCCGTGCTCAACGGCGTGTATCGTCGTACCGGAGAAGCGCGCGACGCCGTGCTGCAACGCGCCGCCGAGCTGCGTTCCGGCACCATCGACATCGAAACGCCGCTCAAGCGCTGGTTCAACGCCGAAGAAGCGCAGCAGGTCGCGGCGCAGCGCGTGGAAGCGTGGCTGAAGTCCGTCGATCTCGCCGGATACGCCACCGCGTACACGGCCTTCGCGCGCGGCGACGAAGTCTATGCCGACGGCTGGCACAGCATTGCCTGCCCCGCGCTCGTGCTCACCGGCTCGGACGACCCGAACTCGACGCCCGAGATGGCGCGGCAAATGGCCGAAGCCGCGCACCAGGGCCGCGCCGTGGTGATCGACAACGAGCGCCACATGGTGAACCTGACCGCGCCCGAAGCCGTCAACCGCGCGCTGCGCGCGTGGCTCGACACCGAGCCGCTGGCCGAAACCCTCAAGTCGGAAGTGTGA
- a CDS encoding flavin reductase yields MSQTTSETTSQVVNPATSLDIAKQKARELRDAFGAFMTGVTIVTTASDDGKPLGFTANSFSSVSLDPALLLVSIAKTSSNYATFSNTGHFAINILAENQKDLSNTFARPSEDRFANVNWQLSEHRNPLLGEVSAWFDCTTHAVIDAGDHALLVGKVEAFHSAGFAGLGYYRGGYFTPAKVSAEVIAGPKVIVSAIIARDDKVLLTRTADNKWSLPSKEIGKEGADKALAELFAKYQPDASASFIYSAYNNTETHYQYISFLCSAPDEAAVAGEFVSLEGIEASEFQDGALASMLQRYRKESQLKSYGMYYGDHSNGTVRPLLS; encoded by the coding sequence ATGAGCCAAACCACGAGCGAAACCACGAGCCAGGTCGTCAACCCGGCAACGAGCCTCGACATCGCGAAGCAGAAAGCGCGCGAACTGCGCGACGCGTTCGGCGCGTTCATGACGGGCGTGACGATCGTGACCACCGCGAGCGACGACGGCAAGCCGCTCGGCTTCACCGCGAATTCGTTTTCCTCGGTGTCGCTGGACCCGGCCCTGCTGCTGGTGAGCATTGCGAAAACCTCGAGCAACTACGCGACGTTTTCCAATACGGGTCACTTCGCCATCAACATCCTCGCGGAAAACCAGAAGGATTTGTCGAATACCTTCGCGCGACCGAGCGAGGACCGCTTCGCGAACGTGAACTGGCAACTGAGCGAGCACCGCAATCCGCTGCTCGGCGAGGTGAGCGCGTGGTTCGACTGCACCACGCACGCGGTGATCGACGCGGGCGACCATGCGCTGCTCGTCGGCAAGGTCGAGGCGTTTCACTCCGCGGGCTTTGCCGGTCTCGGCTACTACCGCGGCGGCTATTTCACGCCCGCGAAGGTCTCGGCCGAAGTGATCGCCGGACCGAAGGTGATCGTGAGCGCGATCATCGCGCGCGACGACAAAGTGCTGCTCACGCGCACCGCCGACAACAAATGGAGCCTGCCTTCGAAGGAGATCGGCAAGGAAGGCGCGGATAAAGCGCTGGCCGAACTCTTCGCGAAGTACCAGCCGGATGCCTCGGCGAGCTTCATCTACTCGGCGTACAACAATACCGAAACCCACTACCAGTACATCTCGTTCCTCTGCAGCGCGCCCGACGAGGCCGCCGTGGCAGGCGAATTCGTGAGCCTCGAAGGTATCGAAGCGAGCGAGTTCCAGGACGGCGCCCTTGCGAGCATGCTGCAACGCTACCGCAAGGAAAGCCAGTTGAAGAGCTACGGCATGTACTACGGCGACCACAGCAACGGCACGGTTCGCCCGCTTCTTTCCTAA
- a CDS encoding LLM class flavin-dependent oxidoreductase produces MRFSLFVHMERVDESATQKQLYDEMVELCQIADRGGMHAVWTGEHHGMNFTIAPNPFLNLADLANKTKNVRLGTGTVIAPFWHPIKLAGEAAMTDIITNGRLDLGIARGAYSFEYERLMPGLDAWGAGQRMRELIPAVKKLWEGDYAHEGEFWKFPSTTSSPKPLQQPHPPIWVAARDPNSHEFAVSNGCNVQVTPLHLGDEEVEKLVGHFNAACEKFSEMPRPEIMLLRHTYVASNEDDAQVAADEVNTFYNYFGAWFKNERPVSQGMIKTLTKEEMAAHPFYTPEAMRKNNVIGTPEEVIARLKAYESLGFDEYSFWIDTGMSFERKKASLERMINDVMPAFQ; encoded by the coding sequence ATGCGTTTTTCGCTTTTCGTACATATGGAGCGCGTCGACGAGTCGGCGACCCAAAAGCAGCTCTACGACGAGATGGTCGAACTGTGCCAGATAGCGGACCGCGGCGGTATGCACGCCGTCTGGACCGGCGAGCATCACGGCATGAACTTCACGATCGCGCCGAATCCGTTCCTCAATCTCGCGGATCTCGCGAACAAGACGAAGAACGTGCGACTCGGCACGGGCACGGTGATCGCGCCGTTCTGGCACCCGATCAAGCTCGCGGGCGAAGCGGCGATGACCGACATCATCACCAACGGCCGTCTCGATCTGGGCATCGCGCGCGGCGCCTATTCGTTCGAGTACGAGCGGCTGATGCCGGGCCTCGACGCATGGGGCGCGGGCCAGCGCATGCGCGAACTCATTCCCGCCGTGAAGAAGCTCTGGGAAGGCGACTACGCGCACGAAGGCGAGTTCTGGAAGTTCCCCTCCACCACCTCCTCGCCGAAGCCGCTCCAGCAGCCGCATCCGCCGATCTGGGTGGCCGCGCGCGATCCGAACAGCCACGAATTCGCCGTCTCGAACGGCTGCAACGTGCAGGTCACGCCGCTGCATCTGGGCGACGAAGAAGTGGAAAAGCTCGTTGGCCATTTCAACGCCGCGTGCGAGAAGTTCAGCGAGATGCCGCGCCCCGAGATCATGCTGCTGCGCCACACCTACGTGGCGAGCAACGAAGACGACGCGCAAGTGGCCGCCGACGAAGTGAACACGTTCTACAACTACTTCGGCGCATGGTTCAAGAACGAGCGTCCGGTCAGCCAGGGCATGATCAAGACGCTGACGAAGGAAGAAATGGCCGCGCACCCGTTCTACACGCCGGAAGCGATGCGCAAGAACAACGTGATCGGCACGCCGGAAGAAGTGATCGCGCGCCTGAAGGCGTACGAGTCGCTCGGCTTCGACGAGTACTCGTTCTGGATCGACACCGGCATGAGCTTCGAGCGCAAGAAGGCATCGCTCGAACGCATGATCAACGACGTGATGCCTGCGTTTCAGTGA
- a CDS encoding aldehyde dehydrogenase, with the protein MSFQFQLYIDGQFEAGAASYGSVNPATGEVWAQMPEARTGEVNRAVQAAHRALSDAAWANLTASARGKLLYKLADLVEKAAPRLAEIETNDTGKIIRETSSQIAYVAEYYRYYAGIADKIEGSHIPVDKPDMQVWLDRQPVGVVAAIVPWNSQLFLSAVKLGPALAAGCTVVLKASEEAPGPLLEFAKLVHEAGFPPGVVNVVTGFGAQCGAVLSSHPLVDKVAFTGGPETAKHIVANTANNLAKVSLELGGKSPFIVFADTDIQSAVNAQVAAIFAASGQSCVAGSRLLIEASVKDAFLAMLVERVGRIRVGSPNEMTTEYGPLCTEKQLRKIEAVVASSVRQGAKVLAGGEAIDRAGYYYAPTILDCTGVPNADSITTELFGPVLSVDTFTTEQEAIEKANSTVYGLAAGIFTTNLTRAHRVSKRVRSGIVWINTYRAVSPLVPFGGFGLSGHGREGGFAAALEYTTTKSVWLRTSDDPISDPFVMR; encoded by the coding sequence ATGAGCTTTCAGTTTCAGCTGTATATCGACGGCCAGTTCGAAGCGGGCGCCGCGAGCTACGGCAGCGTCAATCCGGCCACCGGCGAAGTGTGGGCGCAGATGCCCGAGGCGCGCACCGGGGAAGTCAACCGCGCGGTGCAGGCCGCGCATCGCGCCTTGAGCGACGCCGCGTGGGCCAACCTCACGGCATCGGCACGGGGCAAGCTGCTGTACAAGCTCGCCGATCTCGTCGAAAAGGCTGCGCCGCGACTCGCTGAAATTGAAACCAACGATACCGGCAAGATCATTCGCGAGACGTCGAGCCAGATCGCCTATGTGGCGGAGTACTACCGCTACTACGCCGGTATCGCCGACAAGATCGAAGGCAGCCACATTCCCGTCGACAAACCCGACATGCAGGTGTGGCTCGATCGTCAGCCCGTGGGTGTGGTGGCCGCGATCGTGCCGTGGAACAGCCAGCTGTTCCTCTCGGCCGTGAAGCTCGGCCCGGCACTCGCGGCCGGCTGCACGGTGGTGCTCAAGGCTTCTGAAGAAGCGCCGGGCCCGCTGCTCGAATTCGCCAAACTCGTGCATGAAGCGGGCTTCCCGCCCGGCGTGGTCAACGTGGTGACGGGTTTTGGCGCGCAGTGCGGCGCGGTGCTCAGCAGCCATCCGCTCGTCGACAAGGTCGCCTTCACGGGCGGCCCCGAAACGGCGAAGCATATCGTCGCCAATACGGCCAACAATCTCGCCAAGGTTTCGCTCGAACTGGGCGGCAAGTCGCCGTTCATCGTGTTCGCCGACACCGACATCCAGAGCGCGGTGAACGCGCAGGTGGCGGCAATCTTCGCGGCGAGCGGCCAGAGCTGCGTGGCCGGTTCGCGCCTGTTGATCGAGGCTTCGGTGAAGGACGCGTTCCTCGCCATGCTGGTGGAACGCGTCGGGCGCATTCGCGTGGGTTCGCCCAACGAGATGACGACGGAATACGGCCCGCTGTGCACCGAAAAGCAGTTGCGCAAGATCGAAGCGGTGGTCGCGAGTTCGGTGCGCCAGGGCGCGAAAGTGCTCGCGGGCGGCGAGGCGATCGACCGCGCGGGCTACTACTATGCGCCGACCATTCTCGATTGCACCGGCGTGCCCAACGCCGACAGCATCACGACCGAACTGTTCGGCCCGGTGCTTTCAGTGGACACGTTCACGACCGAGCAGGAAGCCATCGAAAAGGCCAACAGCACGGTCTACGGTCTCGCGGCCGGCATCTTCACGACCAACCTCACGCGCGCGCACCGCGTGTCGAAGCGGGTGCGTTCGGGCATCGTCTGGATCAACACGTATCGCGCCGTTTCGCCGCTCGTGCCGTTCGGCGGCTTCGGTTTGTCGGGTCACGGCCGCGAAGGCGGTTTTGCCGCCGCGCTCGAATACACCACGACGAAGTCGGTGTGGCTGCGCACCTCGGACGACCCGATCAGCGACCCGTTCGTGATGCGCTAG